The genomic window TTCATAAATTTAGCGAATGTCTAATCCTCTAGATTTGCCATCTCCGACAAATCCCTTAACTCCACAAGGTACTACCAGAATTAGACCTTGGGGGAGAGTAACTACACTAGAAGAAGGACAGAGATATCGGATTAATCGGGTTGAAATCGAACCTGGGCATCACATTAGCACCCAGATGCACTATCATCGTAGCGAACATTGGATAGTCGTATCGGGAACAGCTAAAGTTATCCTTTCTCCTACGGAGACGCTACGCGTTGGCGGAGCCTGCGCGCAGCGCTTACGACAAGCTC from Merismopedia glauca CCAP 1448/3 includes these protein-coding regions:
- a CDS encoding phosphomannose isomerase type II C-terminal cupin domain, which gives rise to MSNPLDLPSPTNPLTPQGTTRIRPWGRVTTLEEGQRYRINRVEIEPGHHISTQMHYHRSEHWIVVSGTAKVILSPTETLRVGGACAQRLRQAQGDTCQDEPKLLLQKQSTYVPMCTPHRIENPGAITLVLIEVQNGEYLGEDDIIRFGDAEDVSAKS